The following coding sequences are from one Capsicum annuum cultivar UCD-10X-F1 chromosome 3, UCD10Xv1.1, whole genome shotgun sequence window:
- the LOC107864018 gene encoding alkylated DNA repair protein alkB homolog 8 isoform X2 produces MEEVKSIVREAFGESSNSEGEEEEYLDAHSAENLENGKRLSSESVFGESHNWESITEIDGLWLCKDFLSTHQQSNLLSSIQKEGWFAASSSNQAMRFGDLPGWAVELSSSIHEVILFSNYAAELENYETGKEACIFPQDLLWREPIFDQLIVNMYQPAEGICPHVDLMRFEDGIAIVSLESTCVMHFSRVENDTSGVQDPQHKVPVLLTPGCLILMWGEARYLWKHEINRKPGIQIWEGQEIDQKRRISVTLRKLCQTE; encoded by the exons ATGGAAGAGGTGAAGAGTATTGTAAGGGAAGCATTTGGCGAATCATCAAACAGCGAAGGCGAAGAAGAAGAATATCTGGATGCTCATTCTGCTGAGAATCTGGAAAATGGAAAACGCCTATCATCCGAATCAGTGTTTGGAGAGAGTCATAACTGGGAAAGTATCACTGAAATTGATGGTCTTTGGTTGTGTAAAGACTTTTTATCAACTCATCAACAATCAAACTTGTTATCATCCATCCAAAAAG AAGGATGGTTTGCTGCGTCTTCAAGCAATCAG GCTATGAGGTTCGGTGACCTACCAGGGTGGGCGGTTGAGCTCTCCAGCTCTATTCATGAGGTGATTCTTTTCAGTAATTATGCTGCAGAGTTAGAAAACTATGAGACGGGAAAGGAAGCGTGTATCTTTCCACAAGATCTGTTATGGAGGGAACCTATATTTGATCAACTTATAGTTAACATGTATCAACCAGCTGAG GGGATCTGTCCGCATGTTGATCTAATGCGGTTTGAGGATGGAATAGCTATCGTCTCTCTAGAGTCAACCTGCGTGATGCATTTTTCTCGAGTCGAGAATGACACATCCGGAGTCCAAGATCCACAACACAAAGTGCCTGTGCTTTTGACACCAGGATGTCTTATTTTGATGTGGGGAGAAGCACGCTATCTTTGGAAACATGAGATTAATCGAAAGCCTGGGATCCAAATATGGGAAGGCCAAGAGATTGACCAGAAGAGAAGGATATCAGTGACACTGAGGAAGCTGTGTCAAACTGAATAG
- the LOC107864018 gene encoding uncharacterized protein LOC107864018 isoform X1: MEEVKSIVREAFGESSNSEGEEEEYLDAHSAENLENGKRLSSESVFGESHNWESITEIDGLWLCKDFLSTHQQSNLLSSIQKDEETWASSLDQAKLLYFLLDCCGCRRMVCCVFKQSGLVGFSNLQSILAMRFGDLPGWAVELSSSIHEVILFSNYAAELENYETGKEACIFPQDLLWREPIFDQLIVNMYQPAEGICPHVDLMRFEDGIAIVSLESTCVMHFSRVENDTSGVQDPQHKVPVLLTPGCLILMWGEARYLWKHEINRKPGIQIWEGQEIDQKRRISVTLRKLCQTE, from the exons ATGGAAGAGGTGAAGAGTATTGTAAGGGAAGCATTTGGCGAATCATCAAACAGCGAAGGCGAAGAAGAAGAATATCTGGATGCTCATTCTGCTGAGAATCTGGAAAATGGAAAACGCCTATCATCCGAATCAGTGTTTGGAGAGAGTCATAACTGGGAAAGTATCACTGAAATTGATGGTCTTTGGTTGTGTAAAGACTTTTTATCAACTCATCAACAATCAAACTTGTTATCATCCATCCAAAAAG ATGAAGAAACTTGGGCAAGTTCGCTTGATCAGGCAAAGCTGTTATATTTTCTTCTTGATTGTTGTGGCTGCAGAAGGATGGTTTGCTGCGTCTTCAAGCAATCAGGTCTTGTTGGATTCTCAAATCTTCAGAGCATTCTT GCTATGAGGTTCGGTGACCTACCAGGGTGGGCGGTTGAGCTCTCCAGCTCTATTCATGAGGTGATTCTTTTCAGTAATTATGCTGCAGAGTTAGAAAACTATGAGACGGGAAAGGAAGCGTGTATCTTTCCACAAGATCTGTTATGGAGGGAACCTATATTTGATCAACTTATAGTTAACATGTATCAACCAGCTGAG GGGATCTGTCCGCATGTTGATCTAATGCGGTTTGAGGATGGAATAGCTATCGTCTCTCTAGAGTCAACCTGCGTGATGCATTTTTCTCGAGTCGAGAATGACACATCCGGAGTCCAAGATCCACAACACAAAGTGCCTGTGCTTTTGACACCAGGATGTCTTATTTTGATGTGGGGAGAAGCACGCTATCTTTGGAAACATGAGATTAATCGAAAGCCTGGGATCCAAATATGGGAAGGCCAAGAGATTGACCAGAAGAGAAGGATATCAGTGACACTGAGGAAGCTGTGTCAAACTGAATAG
- the LOC107864018 gene encoding alkylated DNA repair protein alkB homolog 8 isoform X3 codes for MLILLRIWKMENAYHPNQCLERVITGKVSLKLMVFGCVKTFYQLINNQTCYHPSKKMKKLGQVRLIRQSCYIFFLIVVAAEGWFAASSSNQAMRFGDLPGWAVELSSSIHEVILFSNYAAELENYETGKEACIFPQDLLWREPIFDQLIVNMYQPAEGICPHVDLMRFEDGIAIVSLESTCVMHFSRVENDTSGVQDPQHKVPVLLTPGCLILMWGEARYLWKHEINRKPGIQIWEGQEIDQKRRISVTLRKLCQTE; via the exons ATGCTCATTCTGCTGAGAATCTGGAAAATGGAAAACGCCTATCATCCGAATCAGTGTTTGGAGAGAGTCATAACTGGGAAAGTATCACTGAAATTGATGGTCTTTGGTTGTGTAAAGACTTTTTATCAACTCATCAACAATCAAACTTGTTATCATCCATCCAAAAAG ATGAAGAAACTTGGGCAAGTTCGCTTGATCAGGCAAAGCTGTTATATTTTCTTCTTGATTGTTGTGGCTGCAGAAGGATGGTTTGCTGCGTCTTCAAGCAATCAG GCTATGAGGTTCGGTGACCTACCAGGGTGGGCGGTTGAGCTCTCCAGCTCTATTCATGAGGTGATTCTTTTCAGTAATTATGCTGCAGAGTTAGAAAACTATGAGACGGGAAAGGAAGCGTGTATCTTTCCACAAGATCTGTTATGGAGGGAACCTATATTTGATCAACTTATAGTTAACATGTATCAACCAGCTGAG GGGATCTGTCCGCATGTTGATCTAATGCGGTTTGAGGATGGAATAGCTATCGTCTCTCTAGAGTCAACCTGCGTGATGCATTTTTCTCGAGTCGAGAATGACACATCCGGAGTCCAAGATCCACAACACAAAGTGCCTGTGCTTTTGACACCAGGATGTCTTATTTTGATGTGGGGAGAAGCACGCTATCTTTGGAAACATGAGATTAATCGAAAGCCTGGGATCCAAATATGGGAAGGCCAAGAGATTGACCAGAAGAGAAGGATATCAGTGACACTGAGGAAGCTGTGTCAAACTGAATAG
- the LOC107864018 gene encoding uncharacterized protein LOC107864018 isoform X4: MLILLRIWKMENAYHPNQCLERVITGKVSLKLMVFGCVKTFYQLINNQTCYHPSKKAMRFGDLPGWAVELSSSIHEVILFSNYAAELENYETGKEACIFPQDLLWREPIFDQLIVNMYQPAEGICPHVDLMRFEDGIAIVSLESTCVMHFSRVENDTSGVQDPQHKVPVLLTPGCLILMWGEARYLWKHEINRKPGIQIWEGQEIDQKRRISVTLRKLCQTE, translated from the exons ATGCTCATTCTGCTGAGAATCTGGAAAATGGAAAACGCCTATCATCCGAATCAGTGTTTGGAGAGAGTCATAACTGGGAAAGTATCACTGAAATTGATGGTCTTTGGTTGTGTAAAGACTTTTTATCAACTCATCAACAATCAAACTTGTTATCATCCATCCAAAAAG GCTATGAGGTTCGGTGACCTACCAGGGTGGGCGGTTGAGCTCTCCAGCTCTATTCATGAGGTGATTCTTTTCAGTAATTATGCTGCAGAGTTAGAAAACTATGAGACGGGAAAGGAAGCGTGTATCTTTCCACAAGATCTGTTATGGAGGGAACCTATATTTGATCAACTTATAGTTAACATGTATCAACCAGCTGAG GGGATCTGTCCGCATGTTGATCTAATGCGGTTTGAGGATGGAATAGCTATCGTCTCTCTAGAGTCAACCTGCGTGATGCATTTTTCTCGAGTCGAGAATGACACATCCGGAGTCCAAGATCCACAACACAAAGTGCCTGTGCTTTTGACACCAGGATGTCTTATTTTGATGTGGGGAGAAGCACGCTATCTTTGGAAACATGAGATTAATCGAAAGCCTGGGATCCAAATATGGGAAGGCCAAGAGATTGACCAGAAGAGAAGGATATCAGTGACACTGAGGAAGCTGTGTCAAACTGAATAG
- the LOC107864017 gene encoding translocator protein homolog: MDSHQDDQQLKQRSTKSQQNEPLLQEQYNKSDQDTKMDKNTKSIRKQKAKQGLRSLTIALSIPLLLTLLDIFLFGSSYQYVSMKKPFWFPRLWALHLACLGSSFLMGLSAWLVWAEGGFHRQPMAMLLYLGQLGLSLAWDPVVFKAGATRVGLVLCMALFGVLIACVKAFKNVNPIAGNLVKPCLGWAVLLSLANLKLVYP, translated from the coding sequence ATGGATTCCCATCAAGATGATCAACAACTAAAACAAAGAAGTACCAAATCACAACAAAATGAACCTCTTCTACAAGAACAATACAACAAATCTGATCAGGATACAAAAATGGACAAAAACACCAAATCAATACGAAAACAAAAAGCCAAGCAAGGGCTTAGGTCCTTAACAATAGCTTTATCCATACCACTTTTGTTGACACTTTTGGATATATTTCTTTTTGGTTCAAGTTACCAATACGTTTCAATGAAAAAACCTTTTTGGTTCCCGCGTTTATGGGCTTTACACTTGGCATGCTTGGGTTCTTCTTTTCTTATGGGACTTTCAGCTTGGCTTGTTTGGGCTGAAGGTGGGTTTCATAGGCAACCTATGGCTATGCTTTTATATTTGGGACAGCTGGGCTTGAGTTTGGCTTGGGATCCTGTTGTGTTTAAAGCAGGAGCTACTAGAGTTGGGTTGGTGTTGTGTATGGCTTTGTTTGGTGTGTTGATTGCTTGTGTTAAGGCTTTTAAAAATGTGAATCCTATTGCTGGGAATTTGGTTAAACCTTGTCTTGGATGGGCTGTGCTTTTGAGTTTAGCAAATCTTAAGCTTGTATACCCTTAG